A portion of the Cyanobacterium sp. T60_A2020_053 genome contains these proteins:
- a CDS encoding HNH endonuclease, with protein sequence MVNTNNLLLFSKSKKGRCPHCGQFFTSEDIIEIDHIIPKSLGGSNKYDNLQLLHRHCHNIKTRTDGSLER encoded by the coding sequence ATTGTAAATACAAATAATTTACTCTTATTCTCAAAAAGCAAAAAAGGACGATGTCCTCACTGTGGACAATTTTTCACATCTGAGGATATTATAGAAATCGACCATATAATCCCAAAGAGTTTAGGTGGTTCTAATAAATACGATAACTTACAACTCTTACATCGTCATTGCCATAATATTAAAACCAGAACAGACGGAAGTTTGGAAAGGTGA